In a single window of the Nocardioides sp. L-11A genome:
- a CDS encoding transglycosylase SLT domain-containing protein, producing MPGPRPTVALVAAAALLAACGGDPAPRPTTRTPAPATSSVPPAPPPAPTPPPAAKPGLTAPALATTPDELARRLVAAEDAVRAPGADEGALEQAAFETQVLYRQLARRAGWQDAVLDAAGPYRDTMADHIEARGELRSVLTRLSGQVPAWRIVAPAPLADLRAHFEEGERRFGVPWPVLAAVNLVETGFGKIRGFSTAGARGPMQFMPATWARYGEGDIDDPRDSILAAARYLAANGGDRADRLDAALHAYNRHTGYVRGIRAYARILERDPGALAGLYRWQILYLSEQGDLWLPRGYRQRSPLPVTDYLARHPDRHLGTATG from the coding sequence ATGCCCGGCCCGCGGCCGACGGTGGCCCTCGTCGCCGCGGCTGCCCTGCTGGCGGCCTGCGGCGGCGACCCCGCGCCGCGTCCCACGACGCGCACCCCGGCGCCGGCGACGTCGTCCGTGCCGCCGGCACCCCCACCGGCCCCGACGCCCCCGCCGGCAGCGAAGCCCGGGCTGACCGCTCCCGCGCTCGCGACGACTCCCGACGAGCTGGCCCGCCGCCTGGTGGCCGCCGAGGACGCCGTCCGGGCCCCGGGTGCCGATGAGGGCGCGCTGGAGCAGGCGGCGTTCGAGACCCAGGTGCTCTACCGTCAGCTCGCGCGGCGCGCCGGCTGGCAGGACGCCGTCCTCGACGCCGCCGGTCCCTACCGGGACACCATGGCCGACCACATCGAGGCCCGCGGCGAGCTGCGGAGCGTGCTCACCCGGCTGTCCGGCCAGGTCCCCGCCTGGCGGATCGTCGCCCCTGCTCCCCTGGCCGACCTCCGTGCTCACTTCGAGGAGGGTGAGCGGAGGTTCGGCGTGCCGTGGCCGGTGCTGGCGGCGGTCAACCTCGTGGAGACCGGGTTCGGCAAGATCCGCGGCTTCTCCACCGCCGGGGCGCGCGGGCCGATGCAGTTCATGCCGGCGACCTGGGCGCGGTACGGCGAGGGCGACATCGACGACCCGCGCGACTCGATCCTGGCCGCGGCCCGCTACCTCGCGGCCAACGGCGGTGACCGCGCCGACCGGCTCGACGCCGCACTGCACGCCTACAACCGGCACACCGGCTATGTGCGGGGCATCCGGGCCTATGCCCGGATCCTGGAGCGCGATCCCGGCGCCCTCGCCGGGCTGTACCGCTGGCAGATCCTCTACCTCTCCGAGCAGGGCGACCTCTGGCTGCCGCGCGGCTACCGCCAGCGCTCGCCGCTGCCCGTCACCGACTACCTGGCCCGGCACCCGGACCGCCACCTCGGCACCGCGACGGGCTGA
- a CDS encoding cob(I)yrinic acid a,c-diamide adenosyltransferase, whose amino-acid sequence MVNLTRIYTRTGDAGQTRLSDMSVTTKTDLRLQAYADVDEANAHLGVAIATGELEDDVVQVLFRVQNDLFDVGADLSTPVVAEPEYPPLRVEQDYVDRLEGWCDAYNEHLPKLRSFILNGGTPAAAQLHVARTVVRRAERAAWAAYEVHGEVMNKVAITYLNRLSDLVFILARHANRAQGDVLWVPGGERG is encoded by the coding sequence ATGGTCAACCTCACCCGCATCTACACGCGCACCGGCGATGCCGGCCAGACCCGGCTGAGCGACATGAGCGTCACGACCAAGACCGACCTGCGTCTGCAGGCCTACGCCGACGTCGACGAGGCGAACGCCCACCTCGGGGTGGCGATCGCGACCGGCGAGCTCGAGGACGACGTCGTCCAGGTGCTGTTCCGGGTGCAGAACGACCTCTTCGACGTCGGCGCCGACCTGTCGACGCCGGTGGTCGCCGAGCCCGAGTACCCACCACTGCGCGTCGAGCAGGACTACGTCGACCGCCTGGAGGGCTGGTGCGACGCCTACAACGAGCACCTGCCCAAGCTGCGCTCGTTCATCCTCAACGGCGGCACGCCCGCCGCCGCCCAGCTCCACGTCGCGCGCACCGTCGTACGCCGGGCCGAGCGGGCCGCGTGGGCGGCGTACGAGGTGCACGGGGAGGTGATGAACAAGGTCGCGATCACCTATCTCAACCGGCTCTCCGACCTGGTGTTCATCCTGGCCCGCCATGCCAACCGCGCGCAGGGCGACGTGCTGTGGGTGCCCGGCGGCGAGCGGGGCTGA